From the Mesorhizobium koreense genome, the window CGCCCGCGCGGCATCGTTATCCCGGTCGCGCTCGGCCGATCGCTGTCGAAAAAGACCCTTAAGCATGCGCTCTCCGTTTTGCGGCCGCTGCGGAAGTTCCGCGGGCCGCCGACGATAGCACAACTACCGGAATCCGTTAATGAAAGCCGTTACCGGTCAGGAGGTGCTGAGTACGAGGACCATATGCGCGGCGAGCACGCCGAGGATGCCGCCCGCCGCCTTTACCGTGGCGTCCCAGAACCTCGCATGGCGATCCGGCGTCAGATATTGCAGGGTTTCGATGCCGAATGCCGCGACCGCGATAAAGCCGACCGCCCACAGCCAACGGCGGCGATAGCCGAATCCCAGGAACAGTCCCGACACCAGGAAGCCGACGAAGCGGTCGAAGTCCGGCCCGTATCCCAGCCGCGGCCTGAGGCCGATCGGCGAGATAGTCGCAAAAACGATTGCCAGAAGGATGGACCAGCCGATGATTCGGCATGCGATGCGTATCATACCCGCTCATAACCGCCCAAACCCCGGAACGCCAGACGGTAAGCCCGCCGGAGCGAAGGCAGTTCCCGTTATCGTGACATCAGCGTGAGCGCGGGCATGGATTCGAGAACTGTTCTCGTCGCTCCGCCGAACAGCCATTCGCTCAGCCGCGAGCGGCTGTAGGCGCCCATGACGAGGAGGTCGGCGCCGGTTTCCGCCACCCTGTTGCCGATGATGGCGCCGATCGGCGTGCCGGCGGCCGTTTCGTCCCTCACGTTGACCTTCACGCCATGCCGGGCCAGCGTCTCCGCGATCTCGGCGCCGCCCGCCCAGCCTTCTTCCGATTCCGCATCTTTGTCGATGAGCAGAAGCTCGACCTTGTCCGCTCGATGCAGGAAGGGAAGGGCGTCGAATGTCGCGCGTGCCGATTCCCTTGAACCGTTCCAGGCTACAAGAGCGCGGCCGATACGTGTCGGGACCGTTCCGGCATAGGGGATGAGCAATACCGGCCGGCCGCTTTCGAAGAGGAGCGTTTCGATGCCGTCCGTGTCGCCGGCAGCACCCGGATCCACCTGCTGCACGATCACGAGATCCGACGCGCGCGCATTGGCCAGAGCGGGCTGGGCGCTCTCGCCCATGAACGTCTGCACGCTCAGCCATTCGGCGGATATCCCCTCCGCATCGGTGCGCGAGCGGAAGAGCTTCTCGATCTCCGCGGAGCGTTTGCGGTTTGCTTCGGCGGTTGCCTCGAGGAAAACAAGATCGGAGCCGACCCCTGTCGGCGATGGGTAGGGGAGAGGGATCGCCTCGGCGTGAATCCCGACGACATGACTGCCGGATGTCGATGCGAGGGGGATCGCGAAATCAAGTACGCGCCCGGCATCTGCGGGCGCCCGGAGGATTGCGGCAAGGGTTTTGAACGGCATCGTCATTCTCCTCGGACTTGCGCGATCTTATCGCGTATCCGGTTTATCGTGTATCCGGCCCTAATACCTTGATCAGGATCAATCGGCGCGTGGCGAGTGGACGTGCTCGGGCCTCACGCCGAGCCCCACCCATGAGGCGAAACGCCTTTGCAGCCAGGGGATGGCGGATACGATGCGGATCAACAGTGGCGGCTTCGGCACTTGCTCCTTGTCTTTCAGAAGAGGCGTCAGGATAAGCCGATGTGCCTGGACCTGCACGAACTGAACGACGCGGGTCGGCCAGAGCCGGCGCTCGCGTACGCGCTCCAGATCCGCATCGGTGAGCGTGTCGGCGGCGAGGCGGCCGGCCAGCAGATTAGCCGAGGCCACCGCGTCCTGTATGGCGAGATTGATGCCGATGCCGCCGACCGGCGACATGGCATGCGCGCTGTCGCCGATCATCACCAGCCCCGGCCGAGACCATTTCTCCAGCCGGTCGACGGTGACGGTCAAGAGCTTCACGTCGTCCCAGTTTGGGATCTGGTCGATATGGCCGGCGAGCCACGGCACGGCGTCCACGACCGACCGGCGGAAGGCATCGAGGCCGGCGGCGCGTATCTTCGGCGCCTCGTTCTTGGCGATGACATAGGCGCATTGCCAGTAATCGCCCCGATCTATGGTGACGACGATGCGGCCGGCGGCCGCGTTGAACAACACGTCCTCGCCTTGTTCCGGGTCGCGGTCGACGCGGAACCAGAATACGTCGATCGGCGCGCCGATGTCGACCACCTTCAGGCCGCTTGCGTCGCGAACGGTCGAATGGCGGCCGTCGGCGCCGATGGTGAGCTTCGCTGTGATCTCGATTTCACCTTCCGGCCCCTTGGCGCTGACGCCGGCGACGCGGCCGCTTTCCTCCATAAGGCCGGTGGCTTCGGTATTCATGCTGAGCGAGAACGAGGGAAGCTTTCTTGCTTCGTCGGCCAGGAAGTCGAGAAAGTCCCATTGCGGCATGAGCGCAACGAAGGGGTAATGCGCCTTGATACCGGTGAAGTCGCCGATGCGCAGATGTTTGTCGCCGAAATTACCGCCGAGACGCTCGATCTTCTCGTGCGGGCGCTTCAGCAGCCCTTCGGCAAGGCCAAGCTCATACATGATCTCCAGCGTCGAGGGGTGCACCGTATCGCCGCGGAAATCGCGCAGGAAATCGCCGTGCTTCTCCAGCACCAGCGTCTTCACCCCGGCGCGGGCGAAGAGATAGCCCGCCATCATGCCTGCCGGCCCGCCGCCGACTATGCAGCATTCGGTGTCGACGGGTGCAGTCATGCGGCCTTGCCGATGCCTGCCACCATGCCGGCGACATCGGCTTCGGCTGCGGCAAGCGCCTCGGGCGAGCGCGAGCGGATGACGAGGTCGGTCGAGAATTTGCCGTCGAACGATTTCGGATAAGATCCGATGATCGTGTCGGGATGCGCCTTCTGGATGGCCGCGAGCGCTTCCGCGACCGCGCCCTCGCCGTAGGGGCAGTGCACCGTCGCCGAGAGCAGCTTCTGCCCGGTCTTGAGCGTCGGCACGACGTTGTCCAGCATGGCCTGGAAGATCGAGGGGACGCCGGCCATGACGTAGACATTCTCCATCTGGAAGCCCGGCGCGGTGGAAATGGGGTTGCGGATATGCTTTGCGCCGACCGGCATGCGCGCCATGCGCTTGCGCGCGGCCGTCATTTCAAGCCCGCGCTTGACATAGGCCGCTTCCATCATGGCAAGCGCTTTCGCATCGTAGTCGCAGGGCACACCGAAGGCCTTCGAGATCGCGTCGGCCGTGATGTCGTCATGCGTCGGGCCGATGCCGCCGGTGGTGAAGACGTAGGCATAGCGTGGCCTTAGCGCGTTGACGGCGGCGACGATCTCGTCCTCCTCGTCGGGGACGATCCTCACCTCTTTCAGATCGATGCCGATCGCCGTCATGATGTCCGCAAGGTGGCCGACATTCTTGTCCTTGGTGCGGCCGGACAAGATTTCATCGCCGATCACGACCATCGCGGCAGTCACGGTTTCAGGCATCGAAGCGCTCCATCGAAAGGGAAGCAAGTGGTAGCGCCGACGAGCGGGCATCGCAATGGTCCCACAACCGGGCTGAAAATCCCAATCGTGGGCCCATACGACATATGGATTGTCATTGGGGGTTCAAATGCCGCAATCTATCGGGTGAGCCCGCCTGTCAAAAAAGAGCGGACTGTTGGAGGAACATGCCATGGAAATGCCACCACCCCTTATCGATTCCCCGGCCGCCTGGATCGGGGAGGAAATGGCCAGGCACAAGGAACGCTGGCTGGTCGAGCTTTCGAGCGAGGACATCGCCGAACTGGAAGCAGCGGGGAAAGCCTATCTCGAGCGGACGGACGATATCGGTGCGCTGAAGAAGGAGGATTTCCCGCTGCCGCGCCTTGCCGGGCATCTCGCTGCACTACGCGAAAAACTGGTCAACGGGATCGGCTTCGAGGTGCTGCGCGGGCTTCCGGCGGAAAATTATTCGCGGGAGCTTGCAGCGACGATCTTCTGCGGAGTCGGCTCGCATCTGGGCAGCGCGCGTTCGCAGAACGCCCAGGGCCACATCCTCGGTCACGTACGCGACACGGGCGCCAACGCCAAGGACACGAACACCCGCATCTACCAGACCGCCGAGCGGCAGACCTTCCATACGGATTCGGCCGATGTCGTCGGGCTGCTCTGCCGCCGTGACGCGAAGGAGGGCGGGGAGTCGCTTCTGGTTAGCACCGTCACGATCTACAACGAAATGCAGAAACGTCGCCCGGACCTCGTGCCGCTGCTCTTCGATCCGATCGCCACAGACCGGCGCGGCGAGGTTCCGGAAGGCCAGAAG encodes:
- a CDS encoding VanZ family protein; the protein is MIRIACRIIGWSILLAIVFATISPIGLRPRLGYGPDFDRFVGFLVSGLFLGFGYRRRWLWAVGFIAVAAFGIETLQYLTPDRHARFWDATVKAAGGILGVLAAHMVLVLSTS
- a CDS encoding universal stress protein, whose amino-acid sequence is MPFKTLAAILRAPADAGRVLDFAIPLASTSGSHVVGIHAEAIPLPYPSPTGVGSDLVFLEATAEANRKRSAEIEKLFRSRTDAEGISAEWLSVQTFMGESAQPALANARASDLVIVQQVDPGAAGDTDGIETLLFESGRPVLLIPYAGTVPTRIGRALVAWNGSRESARATFDALPFLHRADKVELLLIDKDAESEEGWAGGAEIAETLARHGVKVNVRDETAAGTPIGAIIGNRVAETGADLLVMGAYSRSRLSEWLFGGATRTVLESMPALTLMSR
- a CDS encoding FAD-dependent oxidoreductase, with protein sequence MTAPVDTECCIVGGGPAGMMAGYLFARAGVKTLVLEKHGDFLRDFRGDTVHPSTLEIMYELGLAEGLLKRPHEKIERLGGNFGDKHLRIGDFTGIKAHYPFVALMPQWDFLDFLADEARKLPSFSLSMNTEATGLMEESGRVAGVSAKGPEGEIEITAKLTIGADGRHSTVRDASGLKVVDIGAPIDVFWFRVDRDPEQGEDVLFNAAAGRIVVTIDRGDYWQCAYVIAKNEAPKIRAAGLDAFRRSVVDAVPWLAGHIDQIPNWDDVKLLTVTVDRLEKWSRPGLVMIGDSAHAMSPVGGIGINLAIQDAVASANLLAGRLAADTLTDADLERVRERRLWPTRVVQFVQVQAHRLILTPLLKDKEQVPKPPLLIRIVSAIPWLQRRFASWVGLGVRPEHVHSPRAD
- a CDS encoding competence/damage-inducible protein A; amino-acid sequence: MPETVTAAMVVIGDEILSGRTKDKNVGHLADIMTAIGIDLKEVRIVPDEEDEIVAAVNALRPRYAYVFTTGGIGPTHDDITADAISKAFGVPCDYDAKALAMMEAAYVKRGLEMTAARKRMARMPVGAKHIRNPISTAPGFQMENVYVMAGVPSIFQAMLDNVVPTLKTGQKLLSATVHCPYGEGAVAEALAAIQKAHPDTIIGSYPKSFDGKFSTDLVIRSRSPEALAAAEADVAGMVAGIGKAA
- a CDS encoding TauD/TfdA family dioxygenase; the encoded protein is MEMPPPLIDSPAAWIGEEMARHKERWLVELSSEDIAELEAAGKAYLERTDDIGALKKEDFPLPRLAGHLAALREKLVNGIGFEVLRGLPAENYSRELAATIFCGVGSHLGSARSQNAQGHILGHVRDTGANAKDTNTRIYQTAERQTFHTDSADVVGLLCRRDAKEGGESLLVSTVTIYNEMQKRRPDLVPLLFDPIATDRRGEVPEGQKAYFEIPVLNWYGGHLTGMYQRQYIDSAQRFPDAMRLTDRHVEALDLFDNLANDPKLHLVMRLQPGDLQFVYNHSMLHDRMGFLDWAEPEKRRHMLRLWLSVPGDRPLPDCFKQRYGSIEIGDRGGIITKDTRLNAPLG